The bacterium nucleotide sequence TCCGGCCGCGGGCCGAGCAGGTCGAGCGCCAAGTTCACCTTGGCGCAGGCCGCGAGCGCGACGCGGCGCGCGCCTCCGTCGATCGTCATCGTCGCCGTCACTCCTCGAAGGCGCCGTCGGCCGGCTTCAGCGCGAAGTTCGCCGGGATCGCGGGCCACACGGAACCGCTCGGCGCGGGACGTTCCTTCACCTTACGCAACTCGATCCGGTCCCCCCCCGGACCGCTCGCCCGCAGGCCGGCGGGAAGCGTCTCCCCCGCGCCCGGCGGATCGACGACCGCGCGCCAGCCGGCCGCGGACGAGACCCCGCCCGCGCCGAGCTGCGCGATCAGGCCGCCGTCGATCGCCGCGCCGGTCCAGCGCCGCCAGAACGAGGCGTCGTCCGGCCCGTCCACGGCGACCCGCCGCCCCGGGAAAAGGAGCCGCACGTCCTTCCCCGGATGGACCCCCGCCACGAGCGCCGGTCCGCCGATCGCGCCGCGGAACTCGAGCAGCGCCGCGCCGTCGCCGCAGAGGCGGGCCGACATCTTGAACGTCGCGGGATCGGTCTTGCCGGCCGCGGTGTAGCCGCCGCGGTACTCGGCGTCGCGGCAGCGGCCGGCCTCGCGCGCCTCGGGCTCGACGCGGGTGACGCCGGCGCAGCCGACGGCCGCCAGCGCCGCCGCCGCGAGCGCCGCGGCGAGGACGAACCGGCCGCGGCGGACCGTCCGCCCGGCCCGCGCCGTCCCGCGCGGCCCCGTCATGGCCGCGGCGCCGCCGTCGGCCGGCGAACGCTCCCCGGGAACGCGCCCCGTCGTCCCGCGCGAAGGCGTCATGGCTGCGGCGCGGCGGCGAGCTTCCGGCGGAGCCGGTCCGCGTCGCCGCTCCCGATCGCCAGCGCGGCCGTCCACTCCGCGCGGGCGCGGGACGGATCGCCGAGCGCCTGGTAGACGTCGCCGAGATGCTCGCGGATTTCCGCCTCGCCCCGCTCCGCGGAGAGGCGCGCGGCCTGCTGCAGCAGCGGCAGCGCCTCCGAGGACCGCCCGGCGCGGTGGAGCGCCCAGCCGAGGCTGTCGAGGTACTGCGGCTGCGACGGCTTGATCTGCACCGCGCGCCGCAGCAGGTCGATCGCCTCGGACAGCGAGCGCCCTTCGGAGGTCAGCAGCCAACCGAGGTCGTTCAGCGTGCCGGCGTCGTTCGGGGCCGCCGAGAGCAGCCGCCGAAACGCCGTCTCCGCCTCGGCGGAGCGCCCGGCCGCGAAGTAGACCTCGGCCCGCAGCCGCAGCAGCTCCGGCCGCTCGGCGCCGCCCGCCGCGCCCGCGCGGTCCAGCAGCGCCGCGCCGACCTGCGGCTTGTCCCACGCGACGAGGAGCGCCGCGGTCTGCGCGACCGCCTGCGCCCGGTCGTCGGCGCCGGCCAGCGCGGACAGGGCCGCGTCCGCGCCGTCCGCCGGCTTGTCCGCGGCCAGCGCGGCCAGCGCCGCCGCCGCGGCGTCGCCCGGACGGGCCTTGCGGCGCGCGGCGAGGAGCTCCTGCGCCTCGCCGCCGCGCCCGAGGGCGGTCAGCTCGGCGACCCGCAGCTTGAAGGCGTCGGGATCGTCGGCCGGGGCCTTCTCGAGGAGCCGCAGCGCTCCGGCGTGGTCGCCGGCGCGGGCGCGGTCCCCCGCGGCGCGGACGAGGAGCGCCGCGCCGAAGTTCGCGCGGTCCTCGGCCCCGAACGCCTCGTAGAGCGTCTCCAGCTTCTCGGCCGCCTCGGCCGGCGCCCCGCCCTGCTCGGCCGCCTGCGCCCAAAGGAGAAGCGTGTGCGGCGCCCAGTAGATGCGCGGCAGGCCGCGCAGGACCGGCAGCGCGTCGGCGCCCCGTCCGAGGCGGACGAGAACCCGCGCCAGGTCGCGCTGGACCAGCGGATCGTCCGGACGGCCGGCGACCGCGGCGCGCAGCGGCTCTTCGGCGCCGAGGAAGTCGCCCGCCTCGAGCCGCGCGACGCCCAAGCGATGG carries:
- a CDS encoding tetratricopeptide repeat protein, whose translation is LGEAGRLDDAERAATKFLDAQGADQALVRLTLARTFLAKGAIERAIGALAAVDAHGRGAATVLETLADLQGSRGDQAGRAVALERLRRIKPDDADVAHRLGVARLEAGDFLGAEEPLRAAVAGRPDDPLVQRDLARVLVRLGRGADALPVLRGLPRIYWAPHTLLLWAQAAEQGGAPAEAAEKLETLYEAFGAEDRANFGAALLVRAAGDRARAGDHAGALRLLEKAPADDPDAFKLRVAELTALGRGGEAQELLAARRKARPGDAAAAALAALAADKPADGADAALSALAGADDRAQAVAQTAALLVAWDKPQVGAALLDRAGAAGGAERPELLRLRAEVYFAAGRSAEAETAFRRLLSAAPNDAGTLNDLGWLLTSEGRSLSEAIDLLRRAVQIKPSQPQYLDSLGWALHRAGRSSEALPLLQQAARLSAERGEAEIREHLGDVYQALGDPSRARAEWTAALAIGSGDADRLRRKLAAAPQP